Within the Solibacillus silvestris genome, the region TGTAAATCCGAAACGATTCTTTCTAATTCTGATAGCTCGTTTTCATACGCATCGCGATCCGTCTCAAGACGCGTAATTTCACGTTCAGCCTCTTCGGGTTTATAGATAGCGAGCTCCGTTAATAGGCTGACACTTTGCCCTTGTGTAACGAGCACTTCGCTAATCGATTGTACAGGCGCTGCGATGAAGTGCTCCTGCTTCGCTGCAACAACGGCATCGGTTTCCAAAACTTTTTCATGATAATCGGCTACTGCAAACTGTACATTGTTAATATAGTAGTTTTTCATAATAATATCGTTGTCTTTTAGTAATAAATAACCGTTCACCAACACAAACAATAAGGCAACTGCACTAAAAATCTTCACTTTTTTCGTCATACGCATTACAGACCAAGCCACCCTTCAATCCAAGTTAAAACAGGAAGAATGCTATATAGCGCAACAAGCGATGCCAATACAATTTGAATAAGTATTAACTTAAACAGCAACGCTTTCGGTCGATCTGTCCAATTCGATAAAAATATGTATTGAATCCATACCGCAATTATCGATGCAACTGTTAATTGATTCAGGAAGAACAATAAGTAGTCATGATAATATACGTATGCCATCATAGGTGCCAGTGAAAACATTGTGAACTGTGTAGAATATCCTGCAATTGCAAAAATCATCACCGTCAGCAGTTTCTCAAGAACAACGAAGAAAATGACGTAAAGCTGTATTTTTCGAATCCAGCCATAATCAATATTTGTCAATAAATGAATCAAATATGTAATGACATAATAATGAACGATAAAAAATAGTATACCTGCTAGAATCGAACCGATTAAAGACATCAGTCTGGCGAAACTATACAAATCTCCTTCACCATTTACAAGTAGTGCGGTTAAATCGGTTGTATTCATCCCCCAGAAATTACGAATGATAAAGAACAGTAATGTAAAACCAAAAATAGCCAGCAAAACTCTCCGATACCCTAAAAGTCTCTGATCTTCGCTACGTTCAATATTATGTATGAGTTGCGATGGGTGTGAAAGATGATGCCAAAACTTGTACTCGAACATAAATTCACCTCAATAATTTTATTAACATATGATTAATACCCTAACTTGAAGAAAATAACACATATATTAACAGTGTAATAGAAATATAGTTTCATTATAATCCTTATTGCAAAGTAAGTGTAAAAAGTATGTAAATTATAAGAAATAATCTATGTGTAGCAAGAGAGAAGTGCTACTTTTAAGTAAGACAGAAAGTAGTTATAGAAGGTTGCACTTCTAAAATAGTCTTAAGGAGTTAACTGGCGATGAATTCACCGAAGCAAAATCGTATCAGATCACTTATCGAAATATTTTTAGTTTCTACACGTTTAGGGCTGACATCTTTTGGAGGACCGACTGCTCATCTAGGATATTTCCATGAAGAATACGTAAGAAGAAGAAAGTGGATGGATGAAAAAAGCTATGCAGATTTAGTTGCACTATGCCAGTTTCTGCCCGGACCTTCTAGCAGCCAAGTGGGAATCGGCATTGGAATTATGCGCGCTGGAATAGTAGGGGGCATTACATCTTTTATTGGATTTACATTTCCATCGGTAGTGGCGCTTATTGCATTTGCATTACTTATGACTGGATTTGATGTTGGAAATGCCGGATGGATTCACGGGTTGAAGATTGTGGCAGTGGCGATCGTTGCCCATGCCATTATCGGAATGGCTAAAAGTCTGACACCTGATTTAAAAAGAAAGGCAATTGCGATATTTGCATTACTTGTAACGCTTCTTTGGCAAACTGATTTCAGTCAAGTGGTGGTAATTTTGATGGCTGCATTTATAGGGTTTCTTTTGCTGGAACAGGAGAATGAGGGTGGGGTAGTACAGACGCGTTTTCCGGTTTCTAAACAGGTTGGAGCGATTTGCCTTCTTGTGTTTGTTGGCTTACTGGTAGTTTTACCTTTATTGAAAGAGATGACAGGTTCTTATTGGGTGGCAATGTTTGATAGTTTTTACCGCTCCGGGTCTTTTGTGTTTGGTGGGGGACATGTCGTGCTCCCGTTATTGGAAAATGAGTTCGTCCCAACAGGTTGGATGAGCGAAGAAGCGTTTCTAGCGGGGTATGGTGTTACACAAGCCGTACCAGGTCCACTTTTCACATTTGCCGCTTATTTAGGAACAGTGATGAACGGTTGGGAAGGTGGGATCATTGCAACGGTTGCAATTTTTTTACCAGCGTTTCTTTTGGTGATCGGGGCGTTGCCGTTCTGGGATCAACTACGCAACCAACCGAAAATTACAGGTGCCATCATGGGTATGAATGCGGCGGTTATCGGTATTTTAATTGCCGCATTGTATTCTCCAATCTGGACGAGTTCAATTTTGGATGCAAAGGATTTTGCATTAGCCGTGATATTATTTAGCATGCTGTCTTACTGGAAGCTGCCGCCGTGGATTGTCGTTGTTACCGGTGCTGTAACTGGGTTGGTACTATTATAGAAAATGGAAAAGCTGTCTCTAATGTTAGAGTGATATTATCCCCTTTAAGTAGACAATGTTAAAAAACCTACAGTACGCTGTAGGTAAACATTTTACTTAAAGGGGATTTTTCTGTGTCGAGAAAAAATAGTATTTATTCAAACGAGTTGAAGTTAGAGATTGTACAAGCTTATTTAACAGGCAATGAAAGTATGCAAAAAATTGCGGATCGATATGAGATTCGTAATGTTTCTCAAGTAAAAGCTTGGGTGAAGAAATATAAAGAAGTCGGATCAATCGAAGCTTTTAATCGTATCGCATCTACAGGTTCTGGTGCGAAAGGTGAGAAGAATCCTTTAAAAGGAAAACGGGTCCACTTTAAAAATGTAGAAGAAGAACGTGATTACTATAAGGCACAGGTCGAATACTTAAAAAAGCAGTATCCAAATCTGTAAATGGAGGAATGCCTACTTATTCAGATCGTTATCAAATTATTGAAGAAATGAAAGATCGCTATCCCATTACATGGCTTACTAAAATGGCAAAATTGGAACGTTCAGGCTACTATAAGTGGCTTAAAAATGGCAAAGTATCGTTACGCAAACATAATGATATTGTTTTAAAGGAGCAAATTTTAGCGATTCATCAAACGCACAAAATGTATGGATATCCACGCATGAAAATCGCTTTACGGGACAAAGGCTTTCTTGTGAATCATAAGAAAGTCTATCGACTAATGAGTGAGTTGGGTATTCAATCGATTATCCGTAAAAAGCGTCGCGTATGGGGCAACCGTCTCTCACGTGTATTTGATAATGTGTTGGAGCGTCAATTTAAAGAACGTGTAGAAAATGAGGTGCTCGTAACAGATATTACGTATCTGCCAACGAAAAATGGATTTCTCTACTTGTCAGCTGTACAGGATTTATATAACAACGAAATTGTCGCTTGGCGTATTAGCAAGCGTAATGATTTAGAATTAGTCATGGATACCATCCAGGAATTGACTGCAAAAAGAAATGTGTATCGAAGCATCATTCACTCAGATCAAGGCTACCAATACACATCCATAAAGTATCATCAAACAGTAGAGCAGCTTGGCATGATTGGCAGTCATTCTCGCAAAGGAAACTGCCATGACAACGCTTGTATTGAGTCCTTTTTCTCGCACTTTAAAAGCGAGTGCTTGTATCTGTTACATGATTATTCAGAGGAAACGGTAAGACAAGCTGTTGAGCAATATATCTACTTTTATAATTACCAGCGCTTCCAAAAACGACTCAACCATCTGGCACCGATAGAATATCGTCACCAGATGGCTGCTTAGTCTTTTTATAGGCTGTCTACTTGACAAGGGTAAGTCCAGAGATGGCTTTTACATGTTTATTAGGCGTGTTTTCTACTTTATGTGTGTATGTTCTACTAATCATAGAAAACTTTCTACTTCTTTAACTAAGTGTTCTACTTTTCTTCACTAACTTCCACATTTCAGCTTAAACGTTCTACTTTCCAAAAAGGGTGAAATACACTACTAAAAAAATACTGGAATTAGAGCTCTATATTTGTAATTAATATACTAATAAGGAAGTCATAAAAATACCATTTTACTACCATTTTACATAATTCGGAAAATATATAAATTATATTCTAAAACTAATTATTACCATGTAAATTAATTATTACCAAATAATAATACTTAAAGTTCTGAAAACTAAAGCACTGGTAATATTAGTATTGGTGAGTTTACTTTATATTTCCTAAAATAGCATTGACATTAAAAAATCTTACTAATATACTTAAAATTGTTATCGTAATATACGAGACAACATTTATTGAAATGATAAAAAAATGTTTTTATTGGAGGAAATCATTCTATGGCTAACCAACCTAAGAAATATACTAAATTCGTAGCAGCTGCTGCGACAGCTACTCTTGTAGCATCTGCAATCGTTCCTGTAGCTTCTGCTGCTGGATTCTCAGACGTTGCTGACACAAACTCACATGCTGTTAACATTAACGCATTAGCAGAAGCTGGCATCATCGGAGGATATCCAGATGGCACTTTCAAACCAAACCAAGAATTAACTCGTGGTCAAGTTGTTAAAATGTTAGGTAAATGGGTAGAAGCTCAAGGTTTCGAAATCCCAGCTGACTATGCAACTAAAGCTCGTTTCACTGACTTAGCTGCAGACGCTAAAGACCAAGAATTAGTAAAATATGCTGCATTAGTATTCGACACTGGCGTTTTCGCTGGTTCTAACGGCGCATTAAACGCTGGCGGCAAAATCACTCGCGAAAACATGGCTCTAGTTTTAGACCGCGCTTTCAAAGCAATCAACGACACTACATTAGTAGAAGTTGCTGCTGAAATCGAAGACGTTAAAGTTGCTGACTTAGCAACAGCTAAAGCTGAAGCTCGTGAAGCAATCCAAGCATTACGTAACTTAGGTATTTCTGGCGTTGAAAACTTCATGCCTAAAGACTCAGTGACTCGTGCTCAATTCGCTACATTCTTAAACAAAACAATCAACACTGATGCAGTTGTTGAATTAACTGTTAAAGAAGCAAAAGCTGTAGACGCTAACACTGTAGAAGTAACTTTATCTGATGATAAAAAACACACAGTTAAATTAGACAAAGCTTTAGAAGCTAACAAAGCTACTGAAATCAAATTCACTATCGATGAAAAAGAATATACTGCAACAGTTACTTATGTAGTTGAAGCTCCAGTTGTTAAAGCACTTAATGCTGCACAAGTTGAAGTAACTTTCGGCGAAGCTGTTGATAAAGCAACTGTAATCGGCGAAAACGACGTTGTTAAAAATGTTACTTTCACATCTTTAGATGGTAAAGCTGTTACTAAAACTAAAGCTGTATTATCAAAAGACGGTAAAGTCCTAACTATTACTGCATTAGACGGTGAAGTATTCGAAGGCCGTTATGATGTGAAAATTGAAAATGTAAAAAATGCTGCTGGTAAAGCAGTAGAAAAATTCGAAGCTAAAAACTTAGACTTCGGTAAAGATAAAACTGCTCCAGTAATTACTGGTACTGAGAAAGTAAACGCTACACAAGTTAAAGTTAACTTCTCTGAACCATTAAAAACTATCGGTAACTGGACATTTACAGATGCTGAAGGTAAAGCAGTAGACGTAACAGTTGGTTCATTTAATCCTGGCGATACTTCTGTAGTATTAACTATTGCTGATCAAAAAATTAAAGCTGGTGCATCTATTACTGCAACAGTTATCGGTGCTACTGACATTGTTGGTAACTTAGTTAGCCCTAACCCGACTTCAGTAACATTCACTAAAGGTGATAAAGATGGAGTTGCTCCAGCAGTTTCTTCTGTAACTGCAACAGGTTTAGACAAATTAGAAGTGAAATTCACTGAAGAAGTTCAAAACTTAACAAAAGATAGTATTACAGTTGCAGGTGCTACTGTATCTGAAATCAAAAAAGACGAAAATGATTCAACTAAGTATGTTGTAACTTTAACTGCTCCATTAGCAGAAGGTTTACACAAAGTTGAAATTGTAAAAGAACAAGCTGATAAAGTAACTGATTTATCGGGTGAAGCTTTAACTGTTTTCTCTAAATTAGTAGAATTCAAAGCAGATAAAGTTGCTCCTAAATTTGTTAAATCTGAAGTAGTAGTGGATGAAACTACTAAAGAAGAAAAATTAGTACTTACTTTCGATAAAGAAGTAACTGATACTACATTAGTAAATGCAGAAGCTACTGAGTTAAACAAAGATTTTGTAACAACTACAGGTAAATTCAATGGTACTTTCACTGTAAATGCAAAAGATAAAACTAAATTAGAAGTTTCATTAAAAGCAGTTACATTTGAAGGCGCAGCATTAGCTAAAGATGCAACTTATACAGTGAAGTTCGCTAAAGATGCAGTAGCTGATACTAACACAACTGCTAACAAATCAGAGGCATTCACAGTATCATTCAAACGTGGTGTTGACGGTGTTGCAACAACTTCTGATAAACCAGAAGTGAAATCTGTTACAGCTACAGACAGCAACACACTTACTGTTGTTTTCGACAAAGAAGTAGTTGGTGCAACTGCAACTAAAGTTGAAAACTACGCAATCGCTGGTTTAACTTTCGATTCTGCAATCTTAAAAAATGACGTTGATGGTAAAGCGACAACTGTGGTATTAACATTAGCTAAAGGTACTAACAAATTAGACGGTGCTCGTGATTTAACAATTGCTAATGTAGCTGCTAAAAACGGTGCAGTAATGGAAACAGCTACTGTAACAGTTAAAGACATGTTAGAAAACGTTGCTCCAACTGTTCAAACAGCTAAATTCACAAATACTACTGATGGAAAAGTTTCAGAAATCACACTTACATTCTCTGAAGCAGTAACTTTAGATGCAGACGCTTTCCAAGTATTTGTTGGTGCTGACACTACTGCTGTAGCTACTACATCTGCAGAAGCTACAACAGCAGTTAAAGAAGTTAAAATTGCAATTACTGATGGATTAACTACAGAACAAATTGCTAAAACAATTTCTGTAAAATTAGCTTCTGGTAAAAACGTTAAAGACGTAAATCTTAACGCATTAGAATTAACTTCTATCCAAGCAATTCAATAATAACTATTCGTTTTCTTAAATGAATTAAATCAGAACTCCTATTTAATCGGAATAAATTCGATTAAATAGGAGTTTTTTTATTTTATAATAAGAAATTAAATTGCTAGAAGATTTGTAATGAACAAGGAAAAATTATACAATATTCCCTGTGGAGGGATGTACATGCATTTTTTTAGCCAATTAAAAGTGAATGGGTGTTTGCTAGAAGTACAAGGTTATTTTCAGTCAAAAATGAATGTCCTGGTAATTCAGTGTAAAGAAGTACTGCCGTTATTTAGAAATTGGAAATATGAAGAAGTGCTTGTTGAAGAGTTTGCTTTAATTGATAATGATCAGACGGTATATTCAGATAGCTCTCCTTTGGTTATAGCAGAAGTTTGTCATAATCAAATAAAGTTATTACATATATAAAACTATCAACTTAACTAACTATTGGGGGAGTTACATATGAAAGTTCATACTAAATTTCTAGCATCTGCAACAGCAGCTGTTCTAGCAGCAACAGCAGTTGTTCCTGCAGCTAGTGCAGCATCGTTTTCGGACATTAAAGGCAGTGGCCATGAGAATGCGATTACTTCATTATCGGAGCAGGGAATTATCGGAGGTTATCCGGATGGCACATTCAAGCCGAATCAAAACCTGACGCGTTCAGATGTTGTAAAACTATTAGGGAAATATTTAGTTTCATTGGGGCATGAGGTTCCGAAAGATTATAAAACGAAAATGCGCTTTACAGATTTAACGGCAAAATCTCAGGATGAATTGTTGCAGTATGCGGCATTAGTGAAGGATGTTGGGGTTTTCCAAGGTAGTAATGGGGCACTTATGCACCGTGACCAGTTACGCCGCGACCAGATGGCGACAGTTTTAGTGCGCGCATTTAAAGTGATCAATGAATTTGATTATGTGGAAGCAATGAAAGAAACGGACTATAAATCGAATATCGGTGATTTAAACAAGACAACTAAGGAGCACCAGGAATCAATCGAAACACTTGCTTACTATGCAGTGACAAAGCAAAAGACATTCAGTCCGAAAGATTCGACAAAGCGTGGTCAGTTCGCTACGTTCCTCTATAATATGCTGCAAATTGAAGTACCAAAGCCTGAACCGGAAAAGCCGGTTTTAACAATAAAAAAAGTAGAAGTACAAGCAGCTGACAAACTTCGTGTAACGCTTTCAGATGATAAGGCGTATATTGTGACATTAAAAACGCCGTTAGTGGAAAATGTGGAAACTGAAGTTACTTTTGATGTTAACGAACAAACGTTTACAACGAAAGTGAAATTTGAAGTGCCGGATCTGAAAATTTCTTCTATTACAAATCCTAATGGCGGACAAATTGCTATTTCATTCAATCAGCCGGTGAAACTCGGGACTGAGTTAAATACAGCGGCCATTAATAAACTCGTTGCGGTTACAGGTGTCGATCGTCTTGGACAAGTACAATTGTCAAAAGGCCAATTAAGCGAAGATAAGCGTACATTGACGGTGACAATTAATGCAACAACGGGGCTTGAAGGACGCTACCGTGTTGTAGTTGATGGTATTGAATCAGCAACATCGAAAAAGCTTATTAAATACGATGATATAGCAACATTCGTACCTGATAAAACAGCACCGGGCGTTTTAAAAGTAGAAAATATTTCAGCTAGTAAAGTAAAAGTAATTTTTACAGAGCCGGTTACAAATCCAATTGGGGTAACGCAATTTAAATTAGCAGATGGTTCGGTTGTTTCAGGTATTCAAGGGACAATTGAAAAAAATGCGACAGAAGTTATTTATGATTTATCTGCCGCTACAGCAAAAGGACAAGTTTTAGCACCAGGCACTGCTATTGCGATCACATTTGGAACAATTATCGATATTTCAAACAATCTTTCTTCACCAAACCCGTTAACAGCATACGTTACAAAAGGCGATAAAGACGGTGTTATCCCAACGTTAACGAATGTTACACAACTGGGCGCAAAAAAGTTCAAGTTAACATTCTCTGAAGAAATTCGTACAATTGTTCCGGCAGATATTAAGATTGCTCAAAATACTTACTCACCAGGAATTTCAAATGTTGTGAGAGATAAAGACGATGTTAATTCCTATATTGTTACGACAAATGGATCTTTAAATGGCTATACTACAATATCGACGACGCCTGGACGTTATATTACCGATGTTTCCGGGGAAGTGAATGTATTTTCAACTGCGTATAATTTTGTAGCGGATACGACAATTCCATCTGTAGTTAGTACAAATGTTGTAAAAGATAAGGGGATCGAGTATTTAGAGTTTACTTTTGACCGTAATGTAGAAGCGGCGGCATTTGCGCAGGTGACGCTGACAGGCAACTATATTTTAAATGGCTATACGTATCCGCTAGACAAATCTTTAGTCGGACAGCTTGAAAAATCAACAACGAACGACAGAACAGTCCGTGTTCGTTTAAGCAATTTGGCTGGCTCTGGTGGTACAACTAATGCGGGATACACATATTCAGTAGGTGCTACATTCACAGGAGTTACGAGTGAGTATGGACAAGCGGTAAACCCGGCCTATCAAGTGAACTTTGTACGTGGATCGGATTTTGCACAAAATGAAGAAAAGCTTTCCGTTTTAAGCGTGGAAACTTCATATAATGCTAGACAGGGCACGGTGATTGACAATAAAACAATTGTCGTTACATTCTCTACACATGTGGACGGTAATACGGCATCGAATCTGCAAAACTATACTTTGGATGGTTTGACAATTCAACAAGCAGTTGTTAAACATAATGAACCGTACAAAGTATATTTAACGATTAAGGAAGACATTGCCCAATCACGCGGTACGAATTTAACAATCAGCAATTTAAGGGCATTAAATTCAGTCGTAACAATGGAGCCTAAAACAGAACTTGTCTTTTTAAATGAAAATATCGCACCGCAATATGTGTATCACAATATTACTGGTACCGATACGATTACGCTTTCATTTAATGAAGCGGTTAAAAATGCATTGAATCATTCGTTTGAAGTAAAAGTGGGCGACTTAGCGGTACCGATCTCACAAGTTTATTCAACTACTAATGAGCAAGTGGCAATCCGGTTAGCCCAACCGTTAAAATCGAACCAAGTAGTTACAATTACACAAACGGTAACATCAACGGTAAGTGATTTTGCCAACAATAAACTGGTCCTTTCACCAATTCAATTTACCGTTCCTACAAATATTAATTACTAATTTTTGGAGCATATCTATTTCGATAGATATGCTTTTTTATCTTTATAATACTTTTTAGTCATTTTAATGGAATTATGTTTATATTCAAATAATTTGTGGAATTGGAAAGGTTGTAAGCAAGTTTGAAAAAGAGGCAACATATTCCATTGTTTACAAACTAGGAGGTTAATAAAGATGCAGAAAAAGTATAAGAAGTTTTTGACGACGGCAGCTACTGCGACATTAGTGGCATCAGCAATTGTTCCGGCGGCAAGTGCGGCCAGTTTTTCGGACACAGCAGGAAATACTCATAAACGTGCGATTGATTCACTCGTAAGCCAAGGCATCATTTCAGGATATCCGGATGGCACATTTAAACCGAATCGTACATTGACACGTTCGGATGTTGTAAAACTACTAGGTAAATACTTAGTGTCACAAGGTTATAAAATCCCTTCAGACTATAAAACAAATATGCGCTTTTCAGACTTGCGCAGTACATCACAGGATGAGCTATTGCAATATGCGGCATTAGTAAAAGACAATGGTGTATTTAACGGAAGTAACGGAAACCTGTTACCGGCGGATCCGATTACACGTGAAAATATGGCGGTTGTTTTAGTTCGCGCTTATACGAATATTAATAATTTTGACTTTCTGGGATATGTTATGGATCAGGATTTTAAAGAGGATGTCATCGATTATAACAGAGCTAAAGCAGAGGCACGTTCTGCAATCAGAGTTTTAGATTACTATAACGTAACGGGTGTACCGAACTTCAACCCGAAAGGTAACACAACACGCGGACAGTTCTCTTCATTCCTGTATAAATTGCTTCAAGTGGAAGTTCCAGGCGAAGGATTGAAAGCGGTCGAAGTTGTTGATGCATCGACATTGAAAGTTACGCTTACTGACAATACGGAACATACTGTAAAATTGGATACACCTTTGGAAACGGGCAAAGAAACGCCAGTTAAGTTTAAGATCAACGGAAAAGAGTATGGAACTTCTGTAACTTACAATGTTGCCTTAACAGTAAAATCAGCAGAAGCTACTGCAGCAAATAAATTGAAAGTCACATTAAGCGACAACTCCGAGCATGCAGTTACTTTAGAAAATAACCTTCCTGAAAATGAGGAAACAACGGTTGAATTTAAAATTGACGGTAAAGATTATTCAGCGAAAGTAACGTATGTCGTTACTGAAGTGAAAGTCGCATCTGTGAAAGCGCTTAATGCAGGACAAATTGAAGTGAAATTCAATCAAAGAGTCGACTTGCCTGCCAGTTTAACATCTGCGCAATTGGCAAACTATGTATCAGTATCCGGTGTAGACAATAATGCCGTTACTCTTTCAAGAGGGCAGTTAAGTGAAGATGGCCGTACATTGACAATCTCTACAAACGGTGCGGCAGCTTTAACAGGACGCTATTTAGTAAAAGTAAACAATGTGAAAAATACTGCCGGTACAACGGTTACTCCATATGATGACGTAGTTAATTTCTCGACGGATACAGTAGCACCAACGTTAATCAGTACAGTAAACCGAGATGCAAAAACAGTTCGCGTTACTTTCTCTGAGCCTTTGCGTGCATTTAGCAACAGCAGTATTACATTCCGACTGGCGAACGGCACGAATGTAACAGGTATTACAGGAGAAATCGCTGCGGGTGCTACGTATGCAGATTTTGATTTATCCAACGCAATGGTTAATGGTCAGCCACTAGGAGCAAATACTTCAGTTACTGCAACATTTGCAGGACTGCGTGATATTGCAGGAAACTTCAGTACGCCAAACCCGCTAACAACTAGCTTTGCAATGGGCGGGGCTGATGGTGTTAAACCAACGCTGACGAGCATCTCTCAAACAGGTCCGAAAACATTCAGATTGGCATTCTCGGAACGAATTCAAAAACCGGCAATTGGTGATCTTGAGTTACGTTTAGGTAATTCTGCAAATGCAATTACGTCAATTGAAGCAGTGCCTGGTGATGACCGTTCATTTATCGTAACAGCTACGAATGATTTAAACGGTGTCTATAATATTGGCACAGCATCCGGCAAAACGATTACAGATATTTCAGGCGAAACGAATACATTTACGACTACGCATTCATTTACACTCGATACAGCAGCGCCCGAAGTAACGTCAACTTCAGTAACACGAGAAGGCAATTTCGAGTATTTAAATATTACGCTCAATAAACCAGTAGATTTAGTAACTGCATCACGTGTCACAGCATCCGGCAACTATGTTAAAGGCGGTGTAACACATACATTCAATGGTACAGCAACAGCGTTAGAGTATAGAGAAAACGGCAATCGTTCAGTAGTGCGTGTGAAACTCGATGATTTACTAGGATCAGGCGATGCAGATAGTGCAACGTATAATGTGACATTATCGTTTACAGAAGTAGACAGTGCATATGGTGTGAATACAGCAAATAAAGCGGTCACTTTCCAACGTACATCGGATTATTCAAACAATGAAAATGTACTGGTTGCACCAACTGTTACAACTTCAGCGACGGATCCAAAATTAACGAACAACCAAGTACGATTGAAGTTTAACCATGTAGTGGACGCTACAACAGCTTCTGTTGCAAGTAATTATTCTATTCCAAATGCAAGAATTACGAATGCGCAAGTTCCAAGCGATGCTTTAGATACGGTTATTTTGACGTTAGCACCAAATGAAACAACAGCTTCTGGAGAACGGAATTTAACGATTACCGGCGTAAAGGCAAAAGATTCGGTGGCATTGCAAGGGAACTTAACGGCCGTAGTCAATTTAAAGGAGAATATTCGACCAACGCTAAATTCTGCTCAATTTATATCAGCAAACCAAATCGAGCTTACATTTAGCGAAAATGTAAGCGGTCTTGCTGCAGATTCATTTGTAATTGAAAATTCTGCAGGAGCAACGGTCGGAATCGCATCAGTAACAGGGGCGACAAACGACAATAAAGCAGTCGTTACTTTATCGGCTAACCAACCAGGTGGTACGATCGTTACGGTTAAAAAAGGTGCAGGTATAGCGAAGGTAGTGGATGAGGCAGGAAATGCTGTTGTTGATACATTCGATAATATACGAACAACTTTAGGTACGAACTAAATTTAGATGCGGCATACATGCTTA harbors:
- a CDS encoding Parasporal protein, giving the protein MQKKYKKFLTTAATATLVASAIVPAASAASFSDTAGNTHKRAIDSLVSQGIISGYPDGTFKPNRTLTRSDVVKLLGKYLVSQGYKIPSDYKTNMRFSDLRSTSQDELLQYAALVKDNGVFNGSNGNLLPADPITRENMAVVLVRAYTNINNFDFLGYVMDQDFKEDVIDYNRAKAEARSAIRVLDYYNVTGVPNFNPKGNTTRGQFSSFLYKLLQVEVPGEGLKAVEVVDASTLKVTLTDNTEHTVKLDTPLETGKETPVKFKINGKEYGTSVTYNVALTVKSAEATAANKLKVTLSDNSEHAVTLENNLPENEETTVEFKIDGKDYSAKVTYVVTEVKVASVKALNAGQIEVKFNQRVDLPASLTSAQLANYVSVSGVDNNAVTLSRGQLSEDGRTLTISTNGAAALTGRYLVKVNNVKNTAGTTVTPYDDVVNFSTDTVAPTLISTVNRDAKTVRVTFSEPLRAFSNSSITFRLANGTNVTGITGEIAAGATYADFDLSNAMVNGQPLGANTSVTATFAGLRDIAGNFSTPNPLTTSFAMGGADGVKPTLTSISQTGPKTFRLAFSERIQKPAIGDLELRLGNSANAITSIEAVPGDDRSFIVTATNDLNGVYNIGTASGKTITDISGETNTFTTTHSFTLDTAAPEVTSTSVTREGNFEYLNITLNKPVDLVTASRVTASGNYVKGGVTHTFNGTATALEYRENGNRSVVRVKLDDLLGSGDADSATYNVTLSFTEVDSAYGVNTANKAVTFQRTSDYSNNENVLVAPTVTTSATDPKLTNNQVRLKFNHVVDATTASVASNYSIPNARITNAQVPSDALDTVILTLAPNETTASGERNLTITGVKAKDSVALQGNLTAVVNLKENIRPTLNSAQFISANQIELTFSENVSGLAADSFVIENSAGATVGIASVTGATNDNKAVVTLSANQPGGTIVTVKKGAGIAKVVDEAGNAVVDTFDNIRTTLGTN